Proteins found in one Candidatus Zixiibacteriota bacterium genomic segment:
- a CDS encoding NAD(P)(+) transhydrogenase (Re/Si-specific) subunit beta: MPGFIINLAYVVASVLFILGLKGLTHPRTAVRGNVLGALGMFLAVLVTLADRNIIGFELIFIGIVVGSGIGALLATRIQMTAMPQMVGLLNGFGGAASVLVAGAALIEAVITPGPPSMQTTIATAASGLIGAVTFWGSMIAFGKLQGIVSEKSITLPGHQVVNALLFVVCIAVGVLIAVDPGNQYYYWALVGVASIFGLTLVLPVGGADMPVVIALLNSYSGIAASATGFVINNNVLIISGSLVGASGIILTQIMCKAMNRSLVNVMVGGGTASGPVAKSAEIYEGKIKATSAEELAMLFDGAQRVVVVPGYGLAVSQAQHAVRDLANLLEAKGTTVEYAIHPVAGRMPGHMNVLLAEADIPYDKLKEMDEINPTFAQTDVALVIGANDVVNPVARTDPKSPIAGMPILDVDKAHTVVVIKRSLAPGFAGIPNPLFAADNCLMFFADAKKALLETIAAVKES; this comes from the coding sequence GTGCCGGGCTTCATCATCAATCTGGCGTATGTCGTCGCGTCGGTCCTGTTCATTCTGGGACTGAAGGGGCTGACACATCCGCGAACGGCGGTGCGCGGGAATGTCCTGGGTGCGCTCGGAATGTTTCTCGCGGTCCTGGTGACGCTCGCCGACCGCAACATCATCGGCTTCGAATTGATCTTCATCGGCATCGTGGTCGGTTCCGGGATCGGCGCACTGCTGGCGACCCGGATTCAGATGACCGCCATGCCGCAGATGGTTGGGCTGCTCAACGGCTTCGGCGGCGCGGCATCGGTACTGGTCGCGGGCGCGGCGCTGATTGAGGCGGTGATCACGCCCGGCCCGCCGTCGATGCAGACCACCATCGCCACCGCCGCCTCCGGGCTGATCGGCGCCGTAACATTCTGGGGCAGCATGATCGCCTTCGGCAAGCTGCAAGGGATCGTGTCCGAGAAGTCGATCACGCTCCCCGGACACCAGGTTGTCAACGCGCTCCTGTTTGTCGTGTGCATTGCGGTCGGCGTGCTGATCGCCGTGGATCCAGGGAACCAGTACTACTACTGGGCATTGGTGGGAGTCGCCTCGATCTTCGGCCTGACGCTCGTGCTGCCCGTCGGCGGTGCAGATATGCCGGTCGTGATCGCTCTGTTGAACTCGTATTCGGGGATCGCCGCCTCGGCCACCGGGTTTGTCATCAACAACAACGTGCTCATCATCTCCGGCTCGCTGGTCGGCGCATCGGGCATCATTCTCACGCAGATCATGTGCAAGGCGATGAACCGTTCGCTGGTCAATGTCATGGTCGGCGGCGGCACCGCATCGGGACCGGTCGCGAAGTCCGCTGAAATCTACGAGGGCAAAATCAAGGCGACCTCGGCCGAAGAACTGGCGATGCTCTTCGATGGCGCCCAACGGGTCGTGGTTGTACCGGGATACGGCCTCGCCGTGTCGCAGGCGCAGCACGCGGTCCGCGACTTGGCGAATTTGCTGGAAGCGAAGGGCACGACGGTCGAATACGCAATCCATCCGGTCGCCGGCCGCATGCCGGGGCACATGAATGTGTTGTTGGCCGAAGCCGACATTCCCTATGACAAGCTCAAGGAAATGGACGAGATCAATCCCACCTTCGCCCAGACCGACGTCGCATTAGTCATCGGCGCCAATGACGTGGTCAACCCCGTCGCCCGCACCGATCCCAAATCGCCGATTGCCGGCATGCCGATCCTCGATGTCGACAAGGCGCACACTGTCGTTGTCATCAAACGCAGTCTCGCGCCCGGATTCGCGGGCATCCCCAACCCGCTCTTCGCCGCCGACAACTGCCTGATGTTCTTCGCCGACGCCAAGAAGGCGCTCTTAGAGACGATCGCAGCGGTGAAGGAAAGTTAG
- a CDS encoding peroxiredoxin — translation MATAVTAHAADTLKVGAAAPDFTLPYATKDTIAQEPLTLSLEAKKGPILLAFYPADWSGGCTRELCSFRDDFGQFAELGVRIWGISGDYVYSHHEWAKHHNLPFELLADHDHTVGKLYNSYNPEYGQNRRAVYVIGSDGKIAFAKPVYSVRTPDDYEELKKALAALK, via the coding sequence ATGGCCACTGCCGTAACTGCCCACGCTGCCGACACTCTGAAAGTCGGCGCCGCCGCGCCCGACTTCACGCTCCCCTACGCGACCAAAGACACCATCGCGCAGGAGCCGTTGACGCTCTCGTTGGAGGCGAAGAAGGGGCCAATCCTCTTAGCGTTCTATCCTGCCGACTGGAGCGGCGGCTGCACCAGGGAACTCTGTTCGTTCCGCGATGACTTCGGGCAGTTCGCCGAACTCGGCGTCCGCATTTGGGGAATTTCCGGCGACTATGTTTACTCGCATCACGAGTGGGCCAAGCACCACAATCTGCCGTTTGAATTGCTCGCCGATCACGACCACACGGTCGGCAAGCTCTACAACTCCTACAATCCCGAGTACGGCCAGAACCGGCGCGCAGTCTACGTCATCGGCTCCGATGGCAAGATCGCCTTCGCCAAGCCCGTCTACAGTGTCCGGACTCCCGATGACTATGAGGAACTGAAGAAGGCACTCGCCGCGCTCAAGTAG
- the dnaX gene encoding DNA polymerase III subunit gamma/tau, with protein sequence MSEYEALARRYRPQTFDDVLSQPQVTQTLKNAIGMGRIHHAYLFCGPRGTGKTTTARILAKALNCEQGPTATPCNACPSCVGITNGSHIDVREIDAASHTGVDDIRELRDSTQYVPAMSRFKIYIIDEIHRLSPNAKDALLKTLEEPPPSVKFIFATTEPHEVPATIRSRALRFDFHLVTHDVLRDQLRRIAGQEGLSIDADSLDIIAAEAAGSVRDSQSLLDQIASYADGAITAPITNEALGLVDTEALFAFSDAVAASDPAGAIDVVGRVSRGGRDYGQFVRQLNEHFKRLLFARTLRERFADPGLGEETRTRYAESAKILSENDWLRALLMSVETGRSLRYSPQPRLEMELFALRVSQMDRSVDIKSLLDRIGRQIGAPDLFGSSPSTPRPNGPTPATPPNPAPMQRPTVPAPRMETRPTPAPEPSDAYHGSNGRLDFEPILHEICRHRPTLRAILGAAELMRTEGGVELNVYNGSTFHQRQLGQKPVRDLIHTEIARALGEGIKVVVHVKEGPSPHSGLADDAATAGPTTPDDPARLRRDTENEHLLQEIIRRFDGEIVE encoded by the coding sequence ATGTCCGAGTATGAGGCATTAGCCCGACGGTATCGTCCGCAGACCTTCGACGACGTCTTATCACAGCCGCAGGTCACCCAGACGCTGAAAAACGCGATCGGGATGGGACGCATCCATCATGCGTATCTGTTCTGCGGTCCGCGCGGGACCGGCAAGACCACCACCGCGCGCATTCTCGCCAAGGCGCTCAACTGCGAACAGGGGCCGACTGCGACACCGTGCAACGCATGTCCGTCGTGTGTCGGTATCACCAATGGGTCGCACATCGACGTGCGCGAGATCGATGCCGCCTCGCACACCGGTGTCGATGACATCCGCGAGTTGCGCGATTCGACGCAGTATGTCCCGGCCATGTCGCGATTTAAGATCTACATCATCGACGAAATCCATCGCCTGTCGCCCAACGCCAAGGATGCGCTGCTCAAGACGCTCGAAGAGCCACCGCCGTCGGTGAAATTCATCTTCGCGACGACCGAGCCGCACGAGGTCCCGGCGACGATCCGTTCACGCGCGCTGCGTTTCGATTTCCATCTCGTGACGCACGATGTATTGCGCGATCAACTGCGACGGATCGCCGGGCAGGAGGGATTGTCGATCGACGCCGATTCGCTGGACATCATCGCCGCCGAAGCGGCCGGTTCGGTGCGCGATTCCCAGTCTCTGCTCGATCAGATCGCTTCGTATGCCGATGGCGCGATCACCGCGCCGATCACCAACGAGGCGCTCGGGCTGGTCGACACCGAAGCGCTCTTCGCCTTCAGCGATGCGGTCGCCGCGTCCGATCCGGCGGGCGCGATCGACGTTGTCGGCCGTGTCTCACGCGGCGGCCGCGACTACGGGCAATTCGTGCGCCAACTCAATGAACATTTTAAGCGCCTTCTGTTTGCGCGCACCTTGCGTGAACGCTTCGCCGACCCGGGGCTGGGCGAAGAGACGCGAACGCGATACGCCGAATCAGCGAAGATACTCAGCGAGAATGACTGGCTGCGCGCCTTGCTGATGTCGGTTGAAACGGGGCGTTCGCTCCGCTATTCCCCGCAGCCGCGTCTGGAGATGGAATTGTTTGCGTTGCGCGTTTCGCAAATGGACCGGTCGGTCGACATCAAATCGCTGTTGGATCGCATTGGGCGACAAATCGGTGCGCCCGATCTGTTCGGTTCGTCGCCGTCGACACCGCGCCCCAATGGTCCGACGCCGGCGACGCCACCGAATCCGGCTCCGATGCAACGCCCCACCGTGCCCGCGCCACGCATGGAGACGCGACCGACGCCGGCGCCGGAACCTTCGGATGCGTATCACGGCAGCAACGGGCGCCTGGATTTCGAGCCGATCCTGCATGAAATCTGCCGTCACCGTCCGACGCTGCGCGCCATTCTCGGAGCAGCGGAGTTGATGCGCACTGAGGGCGGTGTCGAATTGAACGTGTACAACGGTTCGACGTTTCACCAGCGTCAGTTGGGACAAAAACCGGTGCGTGACTTGATCCACACCGAGATCGCGCGCGCTCTGGGCGAGGGCATCAAAGTCGTCGTCCACGTCAAAGAGGGCCCGTCCCCGCATTCCGGACTCGCGGACGACGCTGCGACCGCGGGACCGACGACGCCGGACGATCCGGCCCGGTTGCGCCGGGACACCGAAAACGAGCACCTCTTGCAGGAGATCATTCGCCGTTTCGACGGCGAAATCGTCGAATAA
- a CDS encoding YbaB/EbfC family nucleoid-associated protein: protein MKGMDKLLKQVQKMQAEMEKIQADLEDETVEGTAGGNMVRVAMNGRREVLEVKIDPEVVDRDDVEMLEELIVAAVNQAHQKAVALQTESMSKLAGGLPLPGMM, encoded by the coding sequence ATGAAGGGCATGGACAAGCTGTTGAAGCAGGTGCAGAAGATGCAGGCCGAGATGGAAAAAATTCAGGCCGATCTGGAGGATGAAACGGTTGAGGGCACCGCGGGCGGCAACATGGTGCGCGTGGCCATGAACGGCAGACGCGAAGTCCTCGAAGTCAAGATCGATCCGGAGGTCGTCGACCGCGACGACGTAGAAATGCTCGAAGAACTAATCGTGGCGGCGGTCAATCAGGCGCATCAAAAGGCGGTGGCATTGCAGACCGAGAGCATGTCGAAGCTCGCGGGCGGCCTGCCGTTGCCGGGCATGATGTAG
- the recR gene encoding recombination mediator RecR: MANTSATLEQLIDQFAKLPGIGKKTAYRLAYHVLNVPSDQAKALALAIVAVKEKIRFCSVCFNVTDDDPCPICRAADRDHAVVCVVEEPHDVLAFERAGTYRGLYHVLGGVFAPLDGVGPEELKISELVARIKGDGIAEVIVATNPTSEGETTANYLAKVLKPLGVSVTRIARGLPMGGDVEYADANTVIRALEGRTEF; encoded by the coding sequence ATGGCCAACACATCGGCGACGCTCGAACAACTGATCGACCAGTTCGCCAAACTGCCGGGGATCGGCAAGAAGACGGCGTACCGTTTGGCCTACCATGTGCTGAATGTGCCCTCCGATCAGGCGAAGGCGCTGGCGCTGGCGATCGTCGCGGTCAAAGAGAAAATCCGCTTCTGCTCGGTCTGTTTCAATGTCACCGATGATGACCCCTGCCCGATCTGCCGCGCCGCCGACCGTGATCACGCGGTCGTTTGTGTCGTTGAGGAGCCGCACGATGTCCTCGCCTTCGAACGTGCGGGAACATACCGTGGGTTGTATCATGTCCTGGGCGGCGTGTTCGCTCCCTTAGACGGCGTCGGTCCTGAAGAACTGAAGATCAGCGAACTCGTGGCGCGCATCAAAGGCGACGGCATCGCCGAGGTGATTGTCGCGACCAACCCCACGTCAGAGGGAGAAACCACGGCGAACTATCTTGCCAAAGTGCTCAAGCCGCTGGGTGTCTCGGTCACGCGCATCGCGCGCGGCCTGCCGATGGGCGGCGATGTCGAGTATGCCGACGCCAACACAGTAATCCGGGCACTGGAAGGACGAACGGAGTTTTGA
- a CDS encoding transposase has translation MGTRGRDNLNDSKLFFVTTTLKRHERLFATATIRNEAASMLFRVARANQTTLMAYCMMPSHIHLIAGHPDGGSGISRFLQSYKSLVSHILFRERHGVWTPRFDDVVIASESLFLAKLNYIHENPVRAGLAIRATDWRWSSARFWYLDEPSDALSKSFGEDEPAGGARRGRLAGTQY, from the coding sequence ATGGGGACCCGCGGCCGCGACAATCTGAATGACTCAAAGCTCTTCTTCGTCACGACGACGCTGAAGCGGCACGAGAGGTTGTTTGCGACTGCGACGATCCGAAACGAAGCCGCGAGCATGCTGTTCCGTGTTGCCCGGGCAAACCAGACGACGCTGATGGCGTATTGCATGATGCCAAGTCACATTCACTTGATCGCTGGCCACCCCGATGGCGGCTCCGGCATCTCACGATTCTTGCAGTCGTACAAGTCACTCGTGTCTCATATACTATTCCGTGAGCGGCACGGTGTCTGGACGCCCCGGTTTGATGACGTCGTCATCGCATCAGAAAGTTTATTCCTGGCAAAGTTGAATTACATCCACGAGAATCCGGTTCGCGCCGGACTGGCCATCAGGGCAACCGACTGGCGATGGTCCAGCGCGCGCTTCTGGTACCTTGACGAGCCGTCTGATGCACTATCGAAGTCCTTCGGAGAGGACGAACCGGCCGGGGGCGCCAGGCGGGGACGCCTGGCGGGCACACAATACTAA
- the secA gene encoding preprotein translocase subunit SecA yields MPFFETILTKIFGSKHEREVRRITPVVETINKYFDDYQSFTDDQLRAKTDEFKQRIADGEMLDELLPEAFAAVKDACRRLVGKQFDVVGIKNTWDMVPYDVQLIGGVVLHNGKIAEMATGEGKTLVATLPLYLNALEGKGCHLVTVNDYLALRDSQWMGEIFKFLGVTVGCIQHDMPPPVRREQYLCDITYGTNNEFGFDYLRDNMSVRTEDRVHRNFHYAIVDEVDSVLIDEARTPLIIAGPTGRSDMERYVEMRSLVERLMRRQTEITAQLVDEGVKLFEEEQEYDAGIKLLAVKRGAPKNKRFMKYLKETGVKRAIARVEADFTRDKRMPEIDEPLLFAIDEREHTIDLTDTGLNSLKPEEQALFELPDIGDGVAEIEERADLDEVARAKAKNELYKLHSERSEKVHIVSQLLKAYSLYEKDVEYVVNEGKVVIVDEFTGRMMPGRRYSEGLHQAIEAKERVRIEEETQTLATITLQNYFRLYAKLAGMTGTAVTEAAEFFDIYKLDVTSVPSHKPIRRLDYEDVIFRTRREKYAAIIDEIVEQHKDGRPVLVGTVSVEVSETLSRMLKRFNVPHAVLNAKYHQQEAAIVANAGQGGHVTIATNMAGRGTDIKLGPGVVRTSDDGDVTGGLHIIGTERHEARRIDRQLRGRAGRQGDPGSSRFFLSLEDDLMRLFGSERIASIMDRLGVQEGEVIEHRMVTRAIERAQKRVEAQNYSVRKHLLEYDNVMNQQRAVIYNRRAQCLEQESLRDEAIELIAIVCERMAAKHCPDSDTPEYWDTSALKLDLLKTVMVDLDFDSEGVRGLNYNGLVAKIIADALKIYEIKETAVTPEIMRQLERFAMLRVIDERWKEHLYEMDQLKTGIGLRAYGQRDPLIEYKKESFEMFTLLLDTIERETVEMIYRLQVAPPPGATAPADAGRLRAVHAEATAMGYRGTPEESRTAGKQQPVKRTEAKVGRNDPCPCGSGKKYKKCHGAAAAAPAGKT; encoded by the coding sequence ATGCCCTTCTTCGAAACCATCCTCACCAAGATCTTCGGCTCCAAGCACGAGCGCGAAGTGCGCCGCATCACGCCGGTCGTAGAGACGATCAACAAGTACTTCGACGATTACCAATCGTTCACCGACGACCAGCTACGTGCCAAAACCGACGAATTCAAGCAGCGGATCGCCGACGGTGAGATGCTCGACGAACTGTTGCCCGAAGCGTTCGCCGCGGTCAAAGACGCCTGTCGACGACTCGTCGGGAAGCAGTTCGACGTCGTCGGGATCAAGAACACATGGGACATGGTCCCATATGATGTCCAACTCATCGGCGGCGTCGTACTCCACAACGGCAAGATCGCGGAGATGGCCACCGGCGAGGGCAAGACCCTCGTCGCCACTTTGCCGCTATATCTTAATGCTCTCGAAGGCAAGGGCTGCCATCTCGTCACGGTCAACGATTACCTGGCACTACGCGACTCGCAGTGGATGGGGGAGATTTTCAAGTTCCTCGGCGTGACCGTCGGCTGTATCCAGCACGACATGCCGCCGCCGGTGCGGCGCGAACAGTATCTCTGTGACATCACCTACGGCACCAACAACGAGTTCGGCTTCGACTATCTGCGCGACAACATGTCGGTACGCACGGAAGATCGCGTCCACCGCAACTTCCACTACGCCATCGTCGATGAAGTCGACTCGGTGTTGATCGATGAAGCGCGCACGCCGCTCATTATCGCCGGGCCGACCGGCCGCTCCGACATGGAGCGATATGTCGAGATGCGCAGCTTGGTCGAACGGCTCATGCGCCGCCAGACTGAAATCACCGCGCAGTTGGTCGATGAGGGCGTCAAGCTCTTCGAAGAGGAACAGGAATACGACGCCGGAATCAAACTGCTTGCCGTCAAGCGGGGCGCACCGAAAAACAAACGTTTCATGAAATACCTCAAGGAGACCGGCGTCAAACGCGCCATCGCGCGCGTCGAAGCCGACTTCACGCGCGACAAACGCATGCCGGAGATCGACGAGCCGTTGTTGTTCGCCATCGACGAACGTGAACACACCATCGATCTGACCGACACCGGACTGAACTCTCTTAAGCCGGAAGAGCAGGCACTCTTCGAACTGCCCGATATCGGCGATGGTGTCGCGGAAATCGAAGAACGCGCCGACTTAGACGAGGTCGCCAGGGCCAAAGCCAAAAACGAACTCTACAAGCTCCACTCCGAGCGCTCCGAAAAGGTGCACATCGTTTCGCAGCTTCTGAAGGCGTACTCGCTCTATGAGAAGGACGTCGAGTACGTCGTCAACGAGGGTAAAGTCGTCATCGTCGACGAATTTACCGGCCGCATGATGCCGGGGCGGCGTTATTCCGAGGGACTGCATCAGGCCATCGAGGCGAAAGAGCGCGTCAGGATCGAAGAAGAGACGCAAACGCTGGCCACCATCACGTTACAGAATTATTTCCGTCTGTACGCGAAGCTCGCCGGCATGACCGGCACCGCGGTAACCGAAGCGGCCGAGTTCTTCGACATTTACAAGCTCGACGTTACGTCGGTCCCGTCACACAAGCCGATTCGGCGCCTCGACTATGAGGATGTCATCTTCCGTACGCGTCGGGAGAAGTATGCGGCCATCATCGACGAGATCGTCGAGCAGCACAAAGACGGGCGTCCGGTTCTCGTCGGCACTGTGTCCGTCGAGGTGTCCGAAACGCTCTCCCGTATGCTCAAACGCTTCAACGTGCCGCATGCGGTGCTCAACGCCAAGTACCACCAGCAGGAAGCGGCGATTGTCGCCAACGCCGGTCAGGGCGGACATGTTACGATCGCGACCAACATGGCGGGACGCGGCACCGACATCAAACTCGGCCCCGGTGTCGTCCGCACCTCCGACGACGGTGACGTGACCGGCGGCCTTCACATCATCGGCACCGAACGCCACGAGGCGCGTCGCATCGACCGCCAGTTGCGCGGACGCGCCGGACGGCAGGGCGATCCCGGCTCGTCGCGGTTCTTCCTGTCGCTCGAAGACGATCTCATGCGCCTGTTCGGCTCCGAACGGATCGCATCGATCATGGACCGGCTCGGTGTGCAGGAAGGCGAAGTCATCGAGCATCGCATGGTGACACGCGCCATCGAACGCGCGCAGAAACGCGTCGAAGCGCAAAACTACAGCGTCCGCAAGCACCTGCTCGAATACGACAACGTGATGAATCAGCAGCGCGCGGTCATCTACAACCGCCGCGCACAATGCCTCGAACAGGAGAGTCTGCGCGATGAGGCGATCGAGCTGATTGCTATCGTCTGTGAACGAATGGCGGCCAAGCATTGTCCCGATTCCGATACTCCCGAATACTGGGACACGTCCGCGCTTAAGCTGGATTTGCTCAAGACCGTCATGGTCGACCTGGACTTCGACAGCGAGGGTGTCCGAGGGCTCAACTACAATGGGTTGGTTGCGAAGATCATCGCCGATGCGCTGAAGATCTACGAGATCAAGGAGACCGCGGTCACGCCGGAGATCATGCGGCAGTTGGAACGATTCGCAATGTTGCGCGTCATCGACGAGCGTTGGAAGGAACATCTCTATGAGATGGACCAACTGAAGACCGGCATCGGCCTGCGCGCCTACGGGCAGCGCGATCCGTTGATCGAGTATAAGAAGGAATCCTTTGAAATGTTCACGCTGCTGCTCGACACCATCGAGCGAGAGACGGTCGAGATGATCTACCGGCTGCAAGTCGCGCCGCCTCCCGGTGCGACAGCGCCGGCCGATGCCGGACGCCTGCGCGCGGTGCATGCCGAAGCGACCGCGATGGGATACCGCGGCACGCCGGAGGAATCGCGCACCGCGGGCAAACAACAGCCGGTCAAGCGCACCGAGGCGAAAGTCGGCCGCAACGACCCGTGCCCCTGCGGATCCGGCAAAAAATACAAGAAATGCCACGGCGCAGCGGCCGCTGCGCCCGCCGGCAAAACATAG
- a CDS encoding pitrilysin family protein codes for MGHWAGRASGLSCSLIALASVCTSASADDVALDVKRHVLDNGMTILVVERHTAPVFSAYIHYRVGSANEWPGMIGAAHLLEHMLFKGTTTLGTKDYAREAPLLAREDSLRAQITREENRSRMLNFQRSLGLADVEDNAPRIAQLTAELEAVKTALADLVEKNEYEELYNRNGATSFNAGTGYDGTTYYVALPSNRLPLFFEVEGDRMANPILREFYAERDVVIEERRLKVDNEGDAKLFEQLIGTAFIAHPYQIFWEWKSEVAQLTRPKLVDFFKRYYAPNRMVLAIVGDVSAEDVFALADHHFGPTPRQPDPDPIATVEPVQEGERRVCQEFDAEPYLSVGYHKTAFDDPEEIVFRVIHRVLSDGRTSRLYKSLVLDQQIAVHVSTYDFPGSESGDLYPNLLGIDVVPKAPHTTADAEQALYAELDRLGREPISGDELQKVKNRIEADFVWSLYSNLGLASNLAEYEARAGNWQYLLTVRDQLAKVSQNDIMRVASIAFRPQNRTVATLVPMEPEG; via the coding sequence ATGGGCCATTGGGCTGGGCGCGCATCCGGACTGTCCTGTTCCCTGATCGCGCTCGCGTCGGTGTGTACGTCGGCGTCCGCCGATGATGTCGCGCTGGATGTTAAACGGCATGTGCTCGACAACGGCATGACCATTCTGGTCGTCGAACGGCACACCGCTCCGGTCTTCTCGGCGTACATCCACTATCGGGTCGGCTCGGCCAACGAATGGCCGGGGATGATCGGCGCCGCGCATCTTTTGGAGCACATGCTCTTCAAAGGAACCACGACACTCGGCACAAAAGACTACGCGCGCGAAGCGCCGCTTCTGGCGCGCGAGGATTCGCTGCGCGCACAGATCACGCGCGAGGAGAATCGCTCCCGTATGCTGAACTTCCAGCGCTCGCTGGGTTTGGCCGATGTCGAAGACAATGCGCCGCGCATCGCGCAATTAACCGCGGAATTGGAAGCGGTTAAAACGGCGCTCGCCGACCTGGTCGAAAAGAACGAGTACGAGGAATTGTACAATCGCAACGGCGCAACCTCGTTCAATGCGGGCACCGGCTATGACGGCACGACCTATTATGTCGCGCTGCCGTCCAATCGCCTGCCGTTGTTTTTCGAAGTCGAGGGCGACCGTATGGCCAATCCGATTTTGCGCGAGTTTTACGCCGAACGCGACGTGGTCATCGAGGAACGCCGTCTCAAGGTCGACAACGAAGGCGATGCCAAGCTCTTCGAGCAATTGATCGGTACCGCGTTCATCGCCCATCCCTACCAGATTTTTTGGGAGTGGAAGTCCGAAGTCGCGCAATTGACCCGCCCCAAACTCGTCGACTTCTTCAAACGCTACTATGCGCCCAACCGCATGGTGCTGGCCATCGTCGGCGATGTGTCCGCCGAGGACGTGTTCGCCCTGGCCGACCATCACTTCGGCCCGACGCCGCGTCAGCCCGATCCCGATCCCATTGCGACGGTTGAGCCGGTGCAGGAGGGCGAGCGCCGCGTCTGTCAGGAGTTCGACGCCGAGCCGTATCTCTCCGTCGGCTATCACAAGACCGCATTCGACGATCCCGAGGAGATCGTCTTCCGCGTCATCCATCGCGTGCTCTCCGATGGACGCACGTCGCGCCTGTACAAGTCGCTGGTGCTCGATCAGCAAATCGCGGTTCACGTCTCCACGTATGATTTCCCCGGTTCGGAATCGGGCGATTTGTACCCAAATCTGCTCGGCATCGACGTTGTACCCAAGGCGCCCCACACGACGGCGGATGCCGAGCAGGCGCTGTATGCCGAGCTCGATCGCCTCGGACGCGAACCGATCAGCGGCGACGAACTGCAGAAGGTGAAGAATCGCATCGAAGCCGACTTTGTCTGGTCGCTGTATTCGAATCTGGGTCTGGCGTCGAATCTGGCTGAATACGAAGCGCGCGCCGGTAATTGGCAGTATCTGCTGACCGTCCGCGATCAACTCGCCAAGGTGAGCCAGAACGACATCATGCGCGTGGCATCGATCGCATTCCGCCCGCAAAACCGCACGGTCGCAACATTGGTGCCGATGGAGCCGGAGGGCTGA